One window from the genome of Cryptomeria japonica chromosome 6, Sugi_1.0, whole genome shotgun sequence encodes:
- the LOC131876515 gene encoding uncharacterized protein LOC131876515, whose translation MKKKFNQRLTISASQLSSMEKDMMPKMGYKGNGPIGKIKEGILEPIQPPSQHAKDKSGLGYGQNDLEQKQEEVARRRQEEENEQRQEELSIKREEEVASKQQQEATCRQQKEEATHKQQEDTKVNEKKNEGAFYREGRSYSQSL comes from the coding sequence ATGAAGAAGAAGTTCAACCAGAGGTTAACAATATCGGCATCCCAATTGAGCAGTATGGAAAAGGATATGATGCCAAAAATGGGGTATAAGGGCAATGGCCCTATAGGCAAAATAAAAGAAGGTATCCTCGAGCCCATTCAACCTCCTTCTCAACATGCCAAAGACAAATCAGGATTAGGTTATGGGCAGAATGATCTAGAGCAAAAACAAGAAGAAGTAGCACGCAGACGACAAGAAGAGGAAAATGAGCAAAGACAAGAAGAGCTTTCCATCAAGAGGGAAGAAGAAGTCGCTAGCAAACAACAACAAGAAGCAACTTGCagacaacaaaaagaagaagcaaCTCACAAGCAACAAGAAGACACAAAGGTAAATGAGAAAAAAAATGAAGGAGCTTTCTATAGAGAAGGAAGAAGCTACTCACAATCTCTATGA